Proteins found in one Camelus bactrianus isolate YW-2024 breed Bactrian camel chromosome 5, ASM4877302v1, whole genome shotgun sequence genomic segment:
- the COPS9 gene encoding COP9 signalosome complex subunit 9 — protein sequence MKPAVDEMFPEGAGPYVDLDEAGGSTGLLMDLAANEKAVHADFFNDFEDLFDDDDIQ from the exons ATGAAGCCGGCGGTGGACGAGATGTTCCCGGAGGGCGCCGGGCCCTACGTGGACCTGGACGAG GCAGGAGGCAGCACCGGGCTCCTGATGGACTTGGCAGCCAATGAAAAGGCAGTTCATGCAGACTTTTTTAATG ATTTTGAAGACCTCTTTGATGATGATGACATCCAGTGA
- the OTOS gene encoding otospiralin, producing the protein MRSCLVPGLALCLLLGPLAGAKPVQEEGDPYAELPAMPYWPFSTSDFWNYVQQLQALGAYPQLEDMARTFFAHFPLGTTLGFHVPYREE; encoded by the exons ATGAGGTCCTGCCTGGTGCCTGGGCTGgccctctgcctcctgctgggGCCTCTGGCAG GGGCCAAGCCTGTGCAGGAGGAAGGAG ACCCCTATGCGGAGCTGCCGGCCATGCCCTACTGGCCTTTCTCCACCTCCGACTTCTGGAACTACGTGCAGCAACTCCAGGCCCTGGGGGCCTACCCCCAGCTGGAGGACATGGCCCGCACCTTCTTCGCCCACTTCCCCCTGGGGACCACCCTGGGCTTCCACGTCCCCTACCGGGAGGAGTGA